cctccaatttaatttacagtattctatattttcacccatgcccaactgaactgcaagagctccatttttttcccttcgttattctattttttttcccatgcttgcccaactaatttgcaggagttccatttttttttcattattcgatattttgactcttgcccacgatagttttacccgtgccaacataatctgtaggagatacatttttttccccattattcgattattctttccttgcccaactcatctgtatgacctacattttttttacattcttcgatacatattttccaggtactagttatccgctaggataactagtacctggaacggaccatgcccgaccttcctcgacccttcagtctgttcctgcttctcagccagtTCAGTGCTTTGTCATAACtaccatgtcttcttctgccgagaatttgtcgtgttccgcacacgtggcgttcgctgccgccgttcccgtcacgcggaagacatatacattttgtgtcaagacgaacgatccctagttagttatttaatgaaaacaaattccccttgttcagtcatctcggaaaacaaccgtcccgccaagaaagaaaaaaaaaaatcctctacccagaagatttgaacgactcggatttctcttattaagttctatatttctggacgactagcaacatctccaaggtaaggttatcaatgtaaatgcacgttattttaattattttgccaaaattaagcacgccattgttatttccgctttgctgaagtcaggcacgctcaacacatccgaacattcacgttcgctagaagtccacgtgtttgaagcagtccatgtgttcgagcaaacaacgtggccttgactttaaccaatgtattctcggaaatattcattttgtttagttatcagtaaggatatacgggtgccagccatatttatggacaagttatattggttagatatttataattgttaacttactacacaggggggtccaggggggcgaagccccccggccaggtaaggacatgcagacttagtttggttaggtcagttcctttggttaggtagcaatcactgctAATATACTagactggggggtccagggggcgaagccccccggccaggtaaggacgtggagactaactatggttaggttggttccatTTTGGTTAAGGTTAGTCAATCCACTTAATCATatctatactggggggtccaggggggcgaagcccccggccaggtaagggcacgcggcctaagtttggttaggttggttcgtttggttacgatcaccggagctcctacagtttagttggaacaggagctcctacagtttagttggaacaggagctcctacagtttagttggaacaggagctcctacagtttagttggaacgggagctcatacagtttagttggccactggttttttttgcttgggtttcgtggtttttagtgttcattgccgtcgtttggttagcctaacacaacgggggacgggacctcctacatttttgttggtacgtgagctcctacagtttactgTTGGCAACGGGTTTTACGTCTGgctagggttttgttgtttttcgtgtcattgtcgtcatctgggtttccccccacccaaaaaccccggtttcccaatgaatggctccccccttaccgttttcatttactcgcatgtactcccccacccaaaaaccccggttcccaaaagggtcccccattatcgtttttTATAGGTTTCGGGGTTATTAAACCGGggcgccaaaacaaagcgtccgccatcttgtttgtattgctccgccgattccatagcagacgaaacccgtggtcaactgaactgtaagcgctccGACATTATTACTAATATGAGTTactaagagtattattattattattactattactaatgatatttcttatttttactatGAGCATATGCACTTCGCCCAACAtgcaatgatatatattatacctactataattattatttacagaaatattattataattattcttattactaaAGTTACAAagacatctattattattataaatcactACTATTAAATTTCTATTACTGATTTCCATATGAGCATCGGGCATTTCGCCCAATATACTATGCTTACtgcaattattatttacaaagacATTATTGCTACAATGAGCGTAtctgacaattattattataaaaaataattattactatattatgaaAGATTCTAAAAAACCCCAGCttcatacgtctctctctctctctctctctctctctctctctctctctctctctctctctctctctctctctctctatatatatatatatatatatatatatatatatatatatatatatatatatatatatatatatatatatacctaatgaaTAACCATTTGAGCACAATCAATTGCATAATGCTCCAGTAATCAGTAACTGCGTATGGAAGGAGTTgttggttgtggggggggggggggggggggtggggggggggggggggggggggggggaggccataTAGGCGAGAGACGAAATTCACATGTTATATGATTTACCAAGAGATGTTATGAGGAAGTAACATGATAAATAACCATTTGAGCATAAAAAATCGCTTTATTTTCCGATAGCTAGTAATTCAGTGTTACAGGTAGGGGGGCGTTGACGACCATGGGGGCCGTTATAGAGGCTGGAGACGAATTCTACACATATCAGGGCATTCTGCTAGGCCAAAGGAAGACttttagcaaagaaaaaaaaaatgaaaaaatttggcaAAAATCAGCCCTTCAAAGAGGAGCCTACCCTTACCTTTATTCTGTTATTAGCAGCTTGCGACTTTACACAAGTAAATTTACAAGCTGACAGAGTGTCTAGATAGTGGCAATGAGGAAAGTCCAAAGTCCTATGGAGGTTTCTCAAATGAAGGAATGGTAGATTACTTACGAAGATGAATAGAGAACTTTAGGTGATGCTGGAGACTCCAATAAAATCTCACATTGGGACTGAGGGTCACTGGATGATTTGACAGACCCTGGAGATTTGAGAACTGGCGAGAGAGGTGAAATGCTCTCTCCACCATCTCTTCCACTCAAGATGACCAAGTCGGTGATGGGGTCAATAACATTCTCAAAATTATGCCGATGAAAGTGAAGGAATTGGAGAAGGTTGCCATGCTGGCAGTACTCAACAAGAATCCATAGCTCTCCTGATATAAGTATGGGAAATGATGCAGTGAACTTAGTGAAAAAAGTCTAGCATAAttttttaagaacatttttaATGCTTTCTTAAAGAAAACGTTTTCCAGTATCTCTTGTAGGACAATAACATTGTTTTGCAAGTTTAATCCTATATTTTATCACATTCTTCATGTGCATTAGTCAATAACCGAACTTTCACTCTCTTTATGGACAATGAGTAGGACTTGGAATCCAGGACTTTCTCTGTACGTACTACAGTTCTAAATAAGAGGATAAATTCTGTAAAATTGCTTTCAGTAATCAGTACTTTTTGTCACCATGTAACAGTATAgatagataaaagtaaaattatcttCATGTACCACATGCCTGTCTTACCTTTGCCAACATTATCAGTGTAAGCACCCATAAGATTGACAATGTTAGGATGCTTTCCGATGTGAATCATAATTTTCAGTTCTTGGGTCAGTGCTGTGATCTGGGTAGTATCTGCTTGCATCTTGCACATTTTAAGTGCAACAGCTGTTTTTGGTATCCCAGGCTCCAGGTTCGATACTGTGGCTTTGACTACACGGCCAAAGGCATTGGCTCCAAGTTGCTGGCCTATTGacatcacacacacacggaaCAGGCATAGATTTATTCAATTAATACCAGTACAATGAGAAATCTTTTGTTATCCATGAGACAATATTAAAATGCATCCTTATATAATGTAAACTAGGGTAGACTGTTCATGCATGGATTTATAAAAGTATATGAACGTATTCACATATACATTCATGTAGGGTAAAGGTTTCAGTAGCTTGCAGAAAATCAGTGATGCAAATTACAAGTGAACCTGCTTTGAATTGTCCTAGAGAGAAAAGTTGCTGGAATTCACTGACAGCATGAAGGTAAAGATAATTCAGATGGATATATCTACCTTTCATTGAAGGTATAACTTCGTCAAGTACACTGGCTCACCCAATTGTATTTGGTCCTTAGAAACTTCCCATTTGTGGTCATAAGGAAGGAGCTCGGCTTGTTCGTCAGCTGTGCAGTATGGGTTGAGTTCGGTGGGCCGTCCTTTCATGAAGAGGAAAGCCAGCTCCTTTTCTGCCTCACATTGCTTTAGGAAATCTCGTCTCAGTTTTAGCAACAACACGATAACTACCACCACGAGGCAGATGATGAAGGGTGTGATGATACCTATGGCAATTTCCAAGGTTTTGCTGGATACTTCCCCAACAAAATAGCAAAGAGAGTGATTCAGtgggttgtgtatatatatacatatatatatagatatatatatatgtatacactatttatatatatacctatttatttatttattaacttgtcACTTacataattgttctgtgcattaatacaattgctTACAGGACCTCACTGAAACTGGATGATATCAAGCAGAGATACCATCCAGATTCAATGAAGTCCTGTTttccatcgatatatatatatataatatatatatatatatatatatatatatatatatatatatatatacaataccttATACATACAATGGACCCCAGTATTAActttctccggattcgcggattcaTACATTCGGccgatttctcttgggaacgtttccccacattatttgtggaaaattcgcatattcgcggtatttttctatgagaaatatccacaaaatcctgtatttttttttttatcaatttcatcataatatgcactttttgtgataaaactattaaaaaaaccaagtttaAAAATTTGtcgtgggtttttcttgagttttaacttacaaaatatgctgttttcagcatttttataggggttccaactatttgcaggttctaactattcacggggacgggggttctggtacgaatcccccgcaaatacgggaggaccactatattatatatatatatatatatatatatatatatatatatatatatatatatatatatatatatatatatatatatatatatatatatatataatgtatatgtatatatatatacatatatatacatatatatcttacacccttttatcaaaactacacaaattggaaactcttacctgttgtcaatggtgccctctgtctgcaaacatgtcattaggctattaagctctcataaatacaaaaatatactatttattacccaaagcagatgaacataaaataggacaaaatgattaataagtcatagtgataaaatcccaagtctgccccacaaagaaaactaagttatcattccattctCCTGGCTAAATATTCATTCCCACACCCAaaatgtcaatcgtttcattgtatcagtcaggatagagaatccagtctctaatatcatggaatagaacccatctgtaataaagaggcataatataatatgaagaaatagaaatattattcacacttctctcttttatcaaaaagcaaagtattaaataAGGAATACGAATGTTTCacattctctcttttttcaaaagcaatattaaaataaggaatACATTTACACTTCTCTTTTTCTCTAAACCAAAGGTAACTGTTTCTTAagtcatataaaatatgtgtcatacctttaagATGGAGTTTTTCTCCCGACTCCTGGCGTTTACCAAACctacctctttcttctcacaaaaggaatgtgcctctcgcaagtgccttggtcggttagacctttgacatccgtacaaacgaatgtacatactcgacacaccccaaactgccttgacaACAGTAGgaacagcctccagattaaaatgcttacgtatcagattcctttattcaagaaggctgcctctacagctcaatctgtctccaagcaagacatgatatgtaattcactaacacattacacacttgtaagatggctcggccacctatgtcctttgtgcactcctgtcgcacaccacatcagcaactaatgcacaatgtatcaatttaccacatgacttaaggctacctccgttgctggaccCCTTGTGCTTCGCcgaatgcacagaagtttaagaactcctagcgcagaaattgtgatcagtataacactgttacgacccttgttgggccggggtgcaagttcttttgcacaagaatagagaggatagtgatcttaccaagtatccagataaattcagtcagcggagacaaaaacacacaggaaaactcaacaatatttattaacaaacaaagcaaaagaataataaagtcacccttgtgactatacaggacacaacttagtccttactactcctgtaggagttcctaatcactaacactaaaccctagaaagaaaatattgagaattatactgcataaattagcaaaatggacCCAACACCAACATagatataaaccaatacctataactaagcagagaggaaagaagtaagagaccaacagggggaaaacttaattctcctacctacaattataaactaaatcttaaatataacaaGCATCAAACATCTTAATAGACAATatccacaagaaataacgaaaattacagcatcactcgtgacaagatatacacaaagactggcatatatatatacatagaaatataaatgTACGCTAACCTTTGAAGGTCAACTCAGccaaaaataactaaatgaaataaatcagGCTGCGAGGGCCTAAACACCAACTCATTTAATAGTTACAATAACAATACTATATAAAGCGGCAATAAGAAATTCCAACAGTCTCGAAAGACTCACTATACgagaataacaaacaaaaaaatactcgggaagagctcctcacactgaataagggatgaatggatgtccaaacgattcaggctaaacagttgccttgctgaAGCCCGAAATacaggggagccgtgatctcttacattcactgggacaatgccacgtaccaggccaatactcagctatccgaagggcgtgcagctacacaggtcaccaataccatggggaaggagtctgtcgtgctcccaaccaaaaacactagggaaattccctacctggtagcaaccgccctacttgcaccttcacgggcctcaatgcccccaccgctgcagctcagaaggacgtcgtagaaAAACACAgcgatgtccctcccacgtccactctgtcgggatccagcgccgatatcagagcccttGGGAAAGTACACACTgtaagggggaaagtcaccgcagatggcagaaatgcccctgcgcgtCCAACACTGACggcgataaagaaaaatatgccagctgcacaaccatacGGGGAGAATAGCGATCCTGAACTGTTCCTCCGGAAAGAGTCGCGCACCTCTAATATcatcactggtgtccttttcaccaaccagtcgaaagataaacaaaaaaaaaagaaactagcattaataagatgctcacaatcATTTAATGAGcagggaggaggtttaacaagcagttcgcttgacgctcagccgagaccaaagtaaagcttaaaactaaaaccttaaaaactaatttgcttacgctaattttacatataacaaaatataacaaaaagcagtaacaaggctgagataaaaataaagcaaaatcaaTGCCAATTATGTTAATACATGATAAACACCTtgcatgatcattaatattggtattgtgtaacgttcactaatgaaaggctcatcctcgtcactaagataaacAGAACTTGAcgatagttgtagacgcaggtcgagtgtgTAAACCAActtgaaacaactcagcacgtgccattattcagcgtctgcgaccctcgtgagtgtatccaacaccctctcgtcgcgaaactgtagattcgacgttttctactgaaggaaacgtggtcaccaccccgttgtcaaggaaatatcccgtgacttccatgcaagtgctactcgcacccgcctcatcgaagattgtagactcatgatttatcccagaacgtatcctgagacaatacatcgaagacatctcatcctttgcaaaaaaacgccattcgtgtgtagactcgactcgacctctggtactgtagaacgaagtcatttccatcgccaccatcacttaaagttgggaattctctaaagtcattgtgtgtccgtatttaaaaggtctacatggtcataaaataactaaagtcttgctttaccccacaaatccgtcattaattaatatactcaatctactagtcaaatattaaaaattcctcactaaacaaaatataatctttaccctcacaaataatcccatatctgacaaacacactatcagaagagaacccataatgtctaacagcaaaaaccccttttattgtttatataactaacctccataaattataatgccgaacaccccttctatttaactcacataccccgacagattatatctcctatctaaaatagaaatgctatttagagcttaaccccaattactacatctctcataagaaaagaaaaaaaaataaaacaaaaataagaaaataacaacaataataagtgaactttccccattacacagtgcacataagagaaaaagaaacatatataattcaatataattcaatatctttcccaaaacggaatatGTACTGTTAcagaatttgctaccgcagcaatcccatcgaccagaaacgaccagaaaagaatccccttacatgatacatttccgtggaatgccataatcaacatctacgagaataatgcaaatccccgagtaatcaactccaaagggaaacATCCGCAACCAgattcatcacagcattattagcaaaaatccacctgtgaacacctcaggtgcttcgaactgcagcatagtcagactcggaacttcagaaactcatgattctcaaaaaaatgctctatactgaaaccacatcagcacatttcacaaaattatctccaggatatgactaaggtgctcaaaaattgtctcaaagacataactctcccaaacgatactgcccaattatataaaaatttatcacctattcgggataaaaaactacggtaaactcacaattccataattatataccaccaaaaaaataaacccactggtgaacataaaaaatgcaacatctccatagaaccataatgcagtaatgcccctcgcctccaattagtcacgaaaccaaaaggaACCACAAAACCCCtttcttggctcgtaaaaccccagaaattcaactccaaaaatcataaccacacacacaaaaaaaaaaatcatcccccccaaaaaaaaattgtccttaaatcataactccccacaACGTTACCCGAATCatataaaaccccaatgtcatctattcagCTCATGAAACCACAAAAATTCAGcgccaaatatcatacacacaggaataatcacatgtttgtcatcacgtttctcagctaaaacaaaaatttgctgtatttcaacaacttcccacgtaaaatattaacttcgggtgagccatatctgcaaatgataccattgaaaaacgctatggctacttttACTTTTAcagccattttatgcttaagtgggaaaatttctactatccttgtaagttcatctattatcactaacaagtacttgttcgcatacctagactcacaaaaattccccaggatatccatatgtattctctgaaaaggtctactcagtATAGGATACgttcctaatttgcatgaagttatccttgcaggcatACCTGCGTTGCACACCATACAATTCCTtgcaaaattttccacatctttccccatgtttttccaaatgtatttagcacaaacctcatcatacgttttttctcttcccaagtgtggactaccgaacctgcaatgaactatatccaaaaccactggaattaggactttcggaattatgatctgtgttgtgtctcctttactttcactggttctcaatttatatttaattttcctaaccagtaGATTACcctctaactccaaacccgaaaaaggcaacttataacgtttcctaactaattcccctctaagaaacgcttttgcatctgctagaatctcatcttcatcttgcctttgctctatgagaggtatatctcATTGTATGGCCTTGCTAGTGATTTGCGCGACTTGCAatccttccgtgtcgtgaaaactcctaCTGAGAGCATCCGCAACtatgttaaatttgccctctatatatttgaaatttgcatcaaaatctctgatagttaaaaaccatcgagctcttttaggcgacaaatcgggtttattaaaaagatctaataatggtttgtggtctgtaagaactactttattccccatcagtaacattttaaaattaactaagctcgacactattgcaaaggcttctttatctatgatGGCCAatgatctctcgttgctgccctttgtcctgaacttcctgctataaaaagctatgggatggaatttcccatcaaacttttgcataaggcaagaacctataccttcctggcttgcatcagtcactaatgtgaatggtttgctaaaatctggaaacttcaaaacgggGATTCAtcagcgcgtccttgagcttttaaaaactctccgcctggggttccttccattgaaattgaacatcATCTCACAATAcgtcagttaggggagctgctatattagagaaccctttcacaaacctcctgaagaaaccggcgatacccaggaatgacttaatctctttctttgatctggggttgCAAAAATTTGCTagtgctttgactttatcgtcatttactctaaccccttccttagatatgacgtggcctagatatgtgatctgctttttcaagaatgaacacttggctagcttaattttcaaccccgctaatctaagcctcgtAAGTACTTCtctaagcacttccaggtgttacacgatcgtgtctgttgcaaccaggatgtcatccatatacacaaaaacatttttgcccaataacccatgcaaaactgttttcaccaacctggtaaaggtcatcggactgcccgataaaccgaaaggcatttgtGTAAATTCATAGTATCCgttgggcactgaaaaagtggtatattccttgctactttcactaagagggacctgcaaaaaaccctacgccaaatcaattgagctaatatcatgtcccccaatttcaacaaaaagatctgatATGCACGTGACTGGATAGCGGTCaaggatcgtcttttcatttaaaggtctaaaatcgacgcatatgcggacagaaccgtccttcgtaggcaccgctaacaagggaaagttgtaaggagacacgcctgggctaatgattccttcttcttcccatctattaacctctttctctacctgttctctgattttgaaaggtatgcgatatgcaggaatataaataggttttgtgccactctccaaatttaccttatgctataacacattagtcaaccccaattaatcaccttgtaaggcta
The genomic region above belongs to Macrobrachium nipponense isolate FS-2020 chromosome 39, ASM1510439v2, whole genome shotgun sequence and contains:
- the LOC135210113 gene encoding vascular endothelial growth factor receptor 1-like, which produces MCKMQADTTQITALTQELKIMIHIGKHPNIVNLMGAYTDNVGKGELWILVEYCQHGNLLQFLHFHRHNFENVIDPITDLVILSGRDGGESISPLSPVLKSPGSVKSSSDPQSQCEILLESPASPKVLYSSSIFRSGNSLTNRMKMEQNPSYQMAPAANEAALENGNHLSCKAMKIFISRLTDVPLHACM